A single genomic interval of Falsibacillus albus harbors:
- a CDS encoding CBO0543 family protein: protein MNSKYDQLVQHRIIQTYKEMHQWYEDTFLSWEWWLLVILFLGSWVVFIKLVHKEKLHFLLLVGLLWIIISSNLDSIGYDLGLWGYPKQLIPLLPKAYLFDYAIIPVIYMLMYQYFPKGRAFFIANLLVAASAAFIGEPVFHWLGIYKTFHWSSFYSFPIYFVIGYIVKIIVEKVKKTSKINRIQDSHRHQN, encoded by the coding sequence TTGAACAGTAAGTATGATCAATTGGTACAGCATCGCATTATCCAGACCTATAAAGAGATGCATCAATGGTATGAAGATACATTTTTAAGCTGGGAATGGTGGCTGCTTGTCATATTGTTTTTGGGATCTTGGGTGGTTTTTATCAAGCTCGTCCATAAAGAAAAGCTCCATTTTCTTTTGTTGGTAGGGCTGCTGTGGATAATCATTTCATCAAACCTCGATAGTATCGGCTACGACCTGGGTCTTTGGGGATACCCGAAACAGCTTATACCGCTGCTGCCAAAGGCATATTTATTTGACTATGCGATTATTCCAGTCATTTATATGCTGATGTATCAATACTTTCCAAAGGGAAGAGCTTTTTTCATAGCCAATCTGCTAGTGGCTGCCAGTGCTGCTTTCATTGGGGAGCCGGTTTTCCATTGGCTCGGTATTTACAAAACTTTTCATTGGAGCTCCTTTTACTCATTTCCCATCTACTTTGTTATTGGATATATAGTGAAGATCATAGTCGAAAAGGTGAAAAAGACTTCCAAAATCAATAGAATACAGGACAGCCACCGCCATCAAAACTAG
- a CDS encoding patatin-like phospholipase family protein has protein sequence MKIGIAFSGGGIRGAAHLGIAQALYENNIKPSIYTGTSSGAIAATLLALGYSPGKALDKFKKVKSVIDIAYWHIIKGIFTSDKIKGIAKGNRLHKILDDVFDGKSFCNCEDTLAIVATAIVNGEQSVFSNSSVMYPDKINDDHFQWHPLAEKDLSDIVRASCSLPGVYLPYTYEDYEYVDGGITNNLPSDIAYSLGAERVIAIDLGYSGKTRKVGGIQEILSQSIYIMVESIIDDHDYSHGVYLNPEIFDIGSLEISKVNECFERGYEYAIKNMGRIMKALI, from the coding sequence ATGAAAATAGGGATTGCCTTTTCAGGGGGCGGCATCAGGGGCGCCGCGCATCTAGGGATTGCACAGGCTTTATATGAAAACAATATTAAACCTTCCATTTACACTGGTACAAGCTCAGGGGCGATTGCGGCCACCTTGCTGGCTCTGGGATATAGTCCGGGAAAGGCTTTGGATAAATTCAAAAAAGTTAAGAGTGTCATTGATATCGCCTATTGGCACATCATAAAAGGGATCTTTACAAGCGATAAGATAAAAGGGATTGCCAAAGGGAATCGGCTGCATAAAATTTTGGACGATGTTTTTGATGGAAAGAGCTTTTGTAACTGTGAGGATACACTGGCAATCGTTGCAACGGCGATTGTGAATGGGGAACAGTCGGTCTTTTCGAATTCATCGGTTATGTATCCAGACAAAATCAACGATGATCACTTTCAATGGCACCCACTCGCTGAAAAGGATCTAAGTGATATTGTCCGTGCATCCTGCTCGCTGCCAGGTGTCTATTTGCCCTATACATATGAGGATTATGAATATGTCGATGGCGGGATAACGAACAACCTTCCGAGTGACATCGCCTATTCGCTCGGAGCAGAAAGGGTAATTGCCATCGACCTGGGGTATTCAGGGAAAACCCGTAAAGTGGGCGGTATTCAGGAAATTCTTTCTCAAAGCATTTACATCATGGTTGAAAGCATCATCGATGACCATGACTATAGTCATGGCGTTTACTTGAATCCAGAAATATTCGATATTGGCTCTTTAGAAATATCCAAAGTCAACGAATGCTTTGAAAGAGGCTACGAATACGCAATCAAGAACATGGGAAGAATCATGAAAGCATTGATATAA
- a CDS encoding nucleoside 2-deoxyribosyltransferase codes for MKIVRVFIAAPFFSDEQIDRVHRLETALAKNPYVIDIYSARFHQNEQLPFGSHIWRKTTFEQDLKFLRRADVVVTIRDFTGDCMDSGTAFEVGYAYAMQKPIILIEEKDFPPNLMLVESLHAFFKHVEDMATYNFHQMPAIPYEGPMV; via the coding sequence TTGAAAATTGTCCGTGTATTCATTGCCGCACCATTTTTCTCCGATGAACAGATTGATCGAGTACATAGGCTGGAGACCGCACTTGCCAAAAATCCGTATGTCATCGATATTTATTCCGCTCGATTCCACCAAAATGAGCAGCTTCCTTTTGGCTCGCATATTTGGAGGAAAACAACATTTGAGCAGGACTTAAAATTCCTTCGCAGGGCTGACGTTGTTGTAACAATCCGGGATTTCACCGGGGACTGCATGGACAGCGGCACTGCATTCGAAGTCGGCTATGCCTATGCCATGCAAAAACCGATCATCCTGATTGAAGAAAAGGATTTCCCTCCCAACTTAATGCTCGTAGAAAGCTTGCACGCCTTCTTCAAGCACGTCGAAGACATGGCCACATACAACTTCCACCAAATGCCCGCCATCCCCTATGAAGGACCGATGGTTTGA
- a CDS encoding exonuclease domain-containing protein has translation MAQNEKIGIVLDVETTGLSPHTNEIIELFMIKFSFDQKTGRFIETLDEYSTFNEPSSSISSQITRLTGITNEMVKGASLDLGEILDFCSDVEYFFAHNASFDRSFIIKVMPELVHRKWHCSMRHVKWKNHGFPNMKLGTLLDGHGILNDQAHRANSDTRSTLELMLKTNSAGHTYLKEMTSRKPMALPASMKTGPSGQTSKYSYRRARKMAEQEMAASREKKAPFRYQTKKNVDS, from the coding sequence ATGGCGCAAAACGAAAAGATCGGAATTGTCCTTGATGTCGAAACCACCGGCTTGAGCCCGCATACAAATGAAATCATCGAATTGTTTATGATCAAGTTTTCCTTTGACCAAAAAACAGGCCGATTCATCGAGACGCTTGATGAATATTCCACGTTCAATGAGCCGTCTTCTTCCATCTCTTCACAGATTACGAGATTGACCGGCATCACGAATGAAATGGTGAAAGGCGCATCCCTGGATCTGGGGGAAATCTTAGATTTCTGTTCAGATGTTGAATACTTCTTCGCTCACAACGCTTCATTCGATAGAAGCTTTATCATCAAGGTCATGCCTGAATTGGTCCATCGAAAATGGCATTGCTCCATGCGCCACGTAAAATGGAAAAACCATGGATTCCCGAACATGAAGCTTGGAACCCTGCTCGACGGCCACGGCATTTTAAACGATCAAGCCCATCGAGCCAATAGCGACACCCGTTCCACACTGGAACTCATGCTCAAAACCAATTCAGCAGGACATACATACTTGAAAGAAATGACCAGCAGGAAGCCGATGGCTCTGCCAGCTTCCATGAAAACCGGACCTTCTGGTCAAACGAGCAAATATTCCTACCGCCGTGCCCGGAAAATGGCCGAGCAGGAGATGGCTGCCTCCCGTGAAAAAAAAGCGCCATTCCGCTATCAAACAAAAAAGAATGTTGATTCATAA